From one Microbulbifer sp. A4B17 genomic stretch:
- a CDS encoding tRNA-(ms[2]io[6]A)-hydroxylase: MNAQVPDLSAINEFLLCPTPDAWVEAALKEPEMMLIDHANCEKKAAGTALNLMFRYLNDFELLNKMSRLAREELRHFEQVLAIMEKRGIAYPHVSASRYAAGLRAEVRSAEPGRLIDTLICGAIIEARSCERFARIAPQLDDELQKFYLSLLKSEARHFRDYLHLAQKASDEDIQPRVQALLEKEKELVQGSDGQFRFHSGVPESTGQ, from the coding sequence ATGAATGCTCAAGTCCCAGATCTGTCCGCTATCAATGAATTCCTGTTGTGTCCCACGCCTGATGCCTGGGTGGAGGCGGCATTGAAGGAGCCGGAAATGATGCTGATCGATCATGCCAACTGCGAGAAAAAAGCGGCGGGTACTGCCCTGAACCTGATGTTTCGCTACCTGAATGACTTTGAGCTTCTGAACAAAATGTCGCGTCTGGCCCGTGAAGAGCTGCGCCACTTTGAGCAGGTGCTGGCGATTATGGAGAAACGGGGTATCGCCTATCCCCACGTCAGTGCTTCCCGCTACGCCGCCGGCCTTCGCGCCGAAGTGCGTAGCGCAGAGCCGGGACGTTTGATTGATACGTTGATTTGTGGCGCTATTATCGAGGCGCGCTCCTGCGAGCGCTTTGCGCGGATTGCGCCTCAATTAGATGATGAGTTGCAGAAATTTTATCTCTCCCTGCTTAAATCTGAGGCGCGTCACTTCCGCGATTACCTGCACCTTGCCCAGAAGGCTTCTGATGAAGATATTCAACCCAGAGTTCAAGCGCTGCTGGAGAAAGAAAAGGAATTAGTGCAAGGCAGTGATGGGCAGTTCCGCTTTCACAGTGGTGTGCCGGAGAGTACCGGGCAGTAA
- a CDS encoding YpsA SLOG family protein produces MIFRPEKIISGGQTGADIGGLLAGQRLGIATGGTAPLGYWTEIGDRPEFLKGFGLIENTSPDLEERTRENIRNADATVIFTTNPGSDGTLFTIEFCQVSGKPHLVVSPTDADRVQLVSDFILKNRPQTLNVAGNRESNSQGITEITAETIERALTR; encoded by the coding sequence GTGATCTTTCGACCGGAGAAAATTATCAGTGGTGGCCAGACAGGGGCTGATATCGGTGGCTTGTTGGCAGGGCAGCGCCTGGGAATTGCCACTGGCGGTACAGCACCGCTGGGTTATTGGACTGAGATCGGGGATCGGCCGGAGTTTCTAAAAGGGTTTGGACTGATTGAAAATACGTCCCCGGACCTGGAAGAGCGTACCCGTGAGAATATCCGCAACGCCGATGCCACTGTTATTTTTACAACCAATCCCGGCAGTGATGGCACCCTGTTTACTATTGAATTCTGCCAGGTATCGGGAAAACCGCACTTGGTGGTCAGTCCGACCGACGCCGATCGAGTACAACTGGTGAGCGACTTTATCCTCAAGAACCGTCCGCAGACGCTTAATGTGGCGGGTAATCGTGAATCCAACTCCCAGGGGATTACTGAAATTACTGCCGAAACCATCGAGAGGGCGCTGACCCGTTGA
- a CDS encoding DUF3429 domain-containing protein has translation MDTDIHNYPPVDTRLFDWLAYLGLIPFVAGIFMQWLGFSIWGVSPRLLFTAYSAVILSFLCGVWWGAALNRVGHPHRLMLALLSNLVTLIGWVALLMFRTAWALPVLLLAFGFVSWAESRLNPNLPGRDQYFRTRSIVTYLVMACHLLMILLLL, from the coding sequence ATGGACACTGACATCCATAACTACCCTCCGGTAGATACGCGGCTGTTTGACTGGCTGGCTTACCTTGGTTTGATTCCATTTGTCGCTGGAATCTTTATGCAGTGGTTGGGATTTTCTATTTGGGGAGTGAGCCCGCGCCTGCTGTTCACGGCTTATAGCGCTGTGATTCTCAGTTTTCTTTGTGGCGTCTGGTGGGGTGCTGCACTTAATCGGGTAGGGCATCCGCATCGGTTGATGTTGGCGCTGTTGAGTAATCTGGTGACATTGATTGGTTGGGTCGCGCTGCTGATGTTTCGCACTGCCTGGGCACTACCAGTGCTGTTACTCGCTTTCGGTTTTGTTTCCTGGGCGGAGTCTCGGCTAAACCCCAACCTGCCAGGACGGGACCAGTATTTTCGCACTCGCAGCATCGTGACTTATCTGGTGATGGCCTGCCATCTGCTGATGATTCTGCTGCTCCTTTGA
- a CDS encoding malonic semialdehyde reductase, whose protein sequence is MQPVSSAVLDQLFNNARTHSHWQDRPVSEEVLKQLYDLVRFGPTSANCCPMRLVFVVSKEAKERLKPALNTGNIEKTMRAPVTAIIAYDMHFYELLPRLYPQVPAREWFADSPEYSEVTAFRNGSLQGGYFILAARALGLDCGPMSGFDNAMVDEEFFSEKCSAPAFLPEHFPGCHIKSNFLCNLGYGETEKLHPRNPRLDFDEVCRTL, encoded by the coding sequence ATGCAACCGGTTTCCTCCGCGGTACTCGATCAACTGTTCAACAATGCCAGAACCCATAGTCACTGGCAGGATAGACCTGTGTCGGAAGAAGTTTTGAAACAGCTCTACGACCTAGTCAGGTTCGGACCCACCAGTGCCAATTGTTGCCCCATGCGATTGGTGTTTGTTGTGAGCAAGGAGGCGAAGGAGAGGCTTAAACCGGCCTTGAATACGGGAAATATTGAAAAAACAATGCGGGCCCCAGTGACAGCGATTATTGCTTACGATATGCACTTTTATGAACTTCTGCCCAGGCTCTATCCTCAGGTGCCTGCGCGGGAATGGTTTGCTGATAGTCCGGAATATTCTGAAGTGACGGCATTTCGCAATGGCTCCCTGCAGGGAGGGTACTTTATTTTGGCGGCGCGGGCCCTGGGGCTTGATTGCGGTCCAATGTCGGGCTTCGATAATGCAATGGTCGATGAGGAGTTCTTCAGTGAAAAGTGTTCAGCTCCTGCATTTTTGCCAGAGCACTTCCCCGGTTGTCATATCAAGTCAAACTTCCTGTGCAATCTCGGTTATGGCGAAACTGAAAAATTACACCCGCGCAATCCCCGGTTGGATTTCGATGAAGTATGCAGAACTTTGTAA
- a CDS encoding DUF3081 family protein: protein MDAEHKIDVKQALRVFDRATKEGRKEGNEWHYQGLAVSTDFDGYTVFINSPKVKLTIFFHNKFSVDSTSSKELEEFIRLLNKLDSE, encoded by the coding sequence ATGGATGCCGAACACAAAATTGATGTCAAACAAGCGCTGCGGGTATTTGATAGAGCGACAAAGGAGGGGCGTAAGGAGGGTAATGAATGGCATTATCAGGGTTTGGCGGTCAGCACCGACTTTGACGGCTATACGGTTTTTATCAATTCCCCCAAAGTGAAACTCACCATATTTTTCCACAATAAATTTTCTGTGGACTCCACCAGCAGTAAAGAGCTTGAAGAGTTTATAAGGTTGCTAAATAAGCTTGATTCAGAGTAA